A single Dermacentor albipictus isolate Rhodes 1998 colony chromosome 3, USDA_Dalb.pri_finalv2, whole genome shotgun sequence DNA region contains:
- the LOC139057119 gene encoding uncharacterized protein has translation MVDVAEKPESVRTATASGRVLLGKHVYELVKSNNMKKGDVLTVAQIAGIAAAKQTSQLIPLCHPLALTKVDVKLTLLENTYEVLVESYAKCTGKTGVEMEALSAVTVAALTVYDMCKAVSRELKITDVQLISKTGGTRGDYHH, from the coding sequence ATGGTTGATGTTGCGGAAAAACCGGAGTCAGTGCGGACAGCAACTGCATCTGGGCGTGTCCTGCTGGGAAAGCACGTCTATGAACTTGTGAAATCCAACAATATGAAGAAAGGCGACGTTCTGACCGTTGCCCAGATTGCGGGAATCGCTGCAGCTAAACAGACATCCCAGCTGATTCCGCTGTGTCACCCATTGGCCCTGACCAAAGTAGACGTGAAGTTGACACTTTTGGAAAACACCTACGAAGTGCTTGTCGAAAGTTATGCCAAATGCACGGGAAAAACTGGCGTCGAAATGGAGGCACTGAGCGCCGTGACTGTCGCCGCTCTAACCGTCTACGATATGTGCAAAGCGGTCAGCCGAGAATTGAAAATAACTGATGTTCAACTGATCTCAAAGACTGGCGGGACGCGAGGAGATTACCATCATTGA